Proteins encoded in a region of the Methylosinus trichosporium OB3b genome:
- a CDS encoding helix-turn-helix domain-containing protein produces the protein MEIEEVIATNVRRLRNARKWTQEELAEKAQLSSRYVGAIERANVSPRVGIIGRIADAFGVEPADLFKRSRPKGRG, from the coding sequence ATGGAAATCGAGGAGGTGATAGCGACGAATGTGCGTCGCCTGCGTAACGCCAGAAAGTGGACGCAGGAAGAGCTTGCCGAGAAGGCGCAGCTGAGCTCTCGCTATGTCGGTGCGATCGAGCGCGCCAATGTGTCGCCGAGGGTGGGTATCATAGGTCGGATCGCTGACGCATTCGGCGTCGAGCCCGCCGATCTTTTCAAGCGCAGCAGGCCGAAAGGTCGCGGCTGA
- a CDS encoding DUF6527 family protein → MTTTTPARKIHLLGSASYRDEAEAMLAAPGDAVLVERGLLRSLILCCPDGCGETLVVNLDPRAGKAWRLYQRRGAISVYPSVWRDGGCESHFIVWKDRILWCGVFNEGNEEPDYDPAIEPLVLDALPADRFVDPATIAQQLDLIVWDAGKALRRLVAHGEAREGVGSFKGTFERLP, encoded by the coding sequence ATGACGACGACGACGCCGGCGCGAAAAATCCATCTTCTTGGCAGCGCCTCCTATCGTGATGAAGCCGAAGCCATGCTCGCCGCGCCCGGCGACGCCGTGTTGGTCGAGCGGGGCCTGCTCCGCTCGCTAATCTTGTGCTGCCCCGACGGGTGCGGAGAGACGCTCGTGGTCAATCTTGATCCCAGGGCTGGCAAGGCGTGGAGGCTCTATCAGCGGCGCGGAGCCATCTCGGTATATCCATCCGTATGGCGAGACGGCGGCTGTGAAAGCCATTTCATCGTTTGGAAGGACCGCATTCTCTGGTGCGGGGTCTTCAACGAAGGCAACGAGGAGCCGGACTACGATCCGGCCATTGAACCGCTGGTCTTGGACGCCTTGCCGGCCGATCGCTTCGTTGATCCCGCCACGATCGCCCAGCAACTGGACCTCATCGTCTGGGACGCCGGTAAGGCGCTCCGACGATTGGTGGCGCATGGAGAGGCGCGCGAGGGCGTCGGCTCCTTCAAAGGCACATTTGAGCGGCTTCCATAA
- a CDS encoding phosphotransferase has product MDGDRREVFCLGATLDSPVVRELENRSCVVHLATPDDVPVPVERLRAVLVCFTPADIEPYCAWVSTHVQTLADYGVRLELVSPDDATLGQVQSRVGPALKLASVRARTAPPVAALAENIARHFAGARPRMDLKIVVADEREPIRKADEPLFKRAFHLCREVTLVELTGGRSAARVFAAHMTVEGSEAGVWPQPAFVKLDRSDKVAREHANYRDYAERFIPFGLRPNIQALVAGAERSLLVGDFVDRSESLWDLAQREVAAQAVTSLIDETLRGWRDQGYASDPVSGSLAIAMRDAGLWNPEAIVAGYVEKAWEAGVRVTPADLMVTLSAMRQMWRHAPVHGDLHGENVRVRNGQAILIDLASVTKGPMTADLAALETWLAFELPLGVDASRFGDPEWTSQIDRLYAPSAFRHPPGPCAPAARLRWMAAVVRQLRTMGIAAQSCPTEYQTAVAVQLLRRCQWDDGPAADRFRRGYGYLTAVRLIEDANGGVR; this is encoded by the coding sequence ATGGACGGTGATCGCCGCGAAGTCTTTTGCCTGGGCGCGACGCTCGACAGTCCGGTGGTGCGCGAGCTCGAGAACCGCTCCTGCGTGGTCCACCTCGCCACGCCCGACGATGTGCCCGTCCCGGTCGAGCGGCTTCGCGCCGTCCTAGTCTGCTTTACGCCTGCTGACATTGAACCCTACTGCGCCTGGGTATCGACACATGTGCAAACGCTGGCCGATTACGGCGTCCGATTGGAGCTGGTGTCGCCCGACGACGCCACCCTCGGCCAAGTCCAAAGCCGGGTTGGTCCGGCGCTGAAGCTGGCGAGCGTGCGCGCCCGGACCGCCCCGCCGGTCGCCGCTTTGGCGGAGAACATCGCGCGCCATTTCGCTGGCGCTCGGCCGCGCATGGACCTGAAGATCGTCGTCGCGGACGAGCGCGAACCGATCCGCAAAGCCGACGAACCGCTGTTTAAGCGCGCTTTTCATCTGTGTCGCGAGGTGACCCTGGTTGAGCTGACCGGGGGACGGTCCGCGGCGCGCGTGTTCGCCGCGCACATGACGGTCGAAGGCTCCGAGGCGGGGGTCTGGCCGCAGCCGGCGTTCGTCAAGCTCGACCGCAGTGACAAGGTGGCGCGCGAACACGCCAACTATCGTGACTATGCGGAACGCTTTATCCCATTCGGCCTGCGCCCCAACATCCAGGCGCTGGTGGCCGGCGCTGAGCGAAGTTTGCTGGTGGGAGACTTCGTGGACCGGTCCGAGTCCCTCTGGGACCTCGCGCAACGTGAAGTGGCAGCGCAGGCGGTCACGTCGCTGATCGATGAGACGCTGCGGGGTTGGCGGGACCAAGGCTATGCCAGCGACCCTGTATCAGGCTCCCTTGCGATCGCTATGCGCGATGCCGGTCTCTGGAACCCGGAGGCGATCGTGGCCGGCTATGTCGAGAAGGCGTGGGAGGCTGGGGTCCGCGTGACCCCCGCTGACCTGATGGTGACGCTCTCGGCGATGCGGCAGATGTGGCGACACGCGCCGGTCCACGGCGACCTTCACGGCGAGAACGTGCGGGTGAGGAACGGTCAGGCGATCCTGATCGACTTGGCGTCGGTCACCAAAGGGCCGATGACGGCTGACCTCGCCGCGCTCGAAACGTGGCTGGCGTTCGAGCTCCCCCTTGGGGTGGACGCTAGCCGGTTCGGCGACCCCGAATGGACGAGCCAGATCGACCGGCTCTACGCGCCGAGCGCTTTCCGCCACCCTCCCGGTCCTTGCGCGCCCGCTGCGAGGCTGAGGTGGATGGCGGCGGTCGTCCGCCAACTCCGCACGATGGGAATCGCGGCGCAATCCTGCCCCACTGAGTACCAGACGGCGGTCGCGGTGCAGCTCCTGAGACGATGCCAATGGGACGACGGACCCGCCGCCGACCGATTTCGGCGCGGGTATGGCTATCTGACCGCCGTGAGGCTGATCGAAGACGCAAATGGAGGGGTGCGATGA